A single region of the Hippopotamus amphibius kiboko isolate mHipAmp2 chromosome 6, mHipAmp2.hap2, whole genome shotgun sequence genome encodes:
- the PRR18 gene encoding proline-rich protein 18 yields the protein MPFPPAPAPAAPAARPPPRRPAAPRKAAAPVRAPPGPSPPAAAAEKKRRPPERPPGPLSSSWPSATLKRPPARRAPGPAAPRAPPAAPSAPRPAGCADGAAGTTGGSGGAGPGPDAALRFSLSLTPEAALVLQRRHLERQLQARPRRAAPAPPAASRRPLAPGRPLPGGLQGPEPRPLLQVSLLNERHKYDDVEYEEEAAAAADEGLVRKCTEWLRGVESAAAARHRARPLDALPHLSSL from the coding sequence ATGCCCTTcccgcccgcgcccgccccggcggcccccgccgcgcgcccgccgccccgcAGGCCCGCCGCCCCCCGCAAGGCGGCGGCCCCCGTCCGCGCCCCGCCCGGGCCCTCGCCGCCCGCCGCGGCCGCGGAGAAGAAGAGGCGGCCCCCCGAGCGGCCCCCGGGGCCGCTGTCCAGCTCCTGGCCCTCCGCCACCCTGAAGCGGCCGCCGGCCCGccgcgcccccggcccggccgccccgcgcgccccgcccgcgGCCCCGAGCGCGCCCCGGCCGGCCGGCTGCGCAGACGGCGCCGCGGGGACCACGGGGGGCTCGGGGGGCGCGGGGCCCGGGCCCGACGCCGCGCTGCGCTTCTCGCTGAGCCTCACGCCCGAGGCCGCGCTGGTCCTCCAGCGGCGCCACCTGGAGAGGCAGCTGCAGGCGCGGCCCCGTCGGGCGGCCCCCGCGCCCCCGGCCGCCTCCCGGCGCCCGCTCGCCCCCGGCCGGCCCCTGCCCGGCGGCCTGCAGGGCCCCGAGCCGCGCCCGCTGCTCCAGGTGTCGCTGCTCAACGAGCGGCACAAGTACGACGACGTGGAGTacgaggaggaggcggcggcggcggccgacgAGGGCCTGGTGCGCAAGTGCACCGAGTGGCTGCGCGGCGTGGAGTCGGCGGCCGCCGCGCGCCACCGGGCGCGGCCCCTGGACGCGCTGCCGCACCTGAGCTCGCTGTGA